The following are encoded in a window of Hirundo rustica isolate bHirRus1 chromosome 23, bHirRus1.pri.v3, whole genome shotgun sequence genomic DNA:
- the BSX gene encoding brain-specific homeobox protein homolog, with amino-acid sequence MNLNFTAPVHPTGRPTSFFIEDILLHKPKPLRELPPEPFPGSLASRVPLLDYGYPLMPTPTLLAPHPHPALHKPEHHHHQPYFLTTSGMPVPALFQHHAHAELPGKHCRRRKARTVFSDSQLSGLEKRFEIQRYLSTPERVELATALSLSETQVKTWFQNRRMKHKKQLRKTQDDPKQAAGEESREQSSPEPELPEPAGAEPRKGPAGPFLLQDPEDEVDILEDGDICPHRL; translated from the exons ATGAACCTCAACTTCACGGCGCCCGTGCACCCCACGGGCAGGCCCACCTCCTTCTTCATCGAGGACATCCTGCTGCACAAGCCCAAACCGCTGCGGGAGCTGCCCCCCGAGCCCTTCCCCGGCTCCTTGGCCTCCCGCGTGCCCCTCTTGGACTATGGGTACCCCCTGATGCCCACCCCGACCCTGCTGGCGCCTCACCCGCACCCCGCCCTGCACAAGCCGGAGCATCACCACCACCAGCCCTATTTCCTCACCACCTCGG GAATGCCGGTGCCGGCGCTTTTCCAGCACCACGCTCACGCCGAGCTGCCCGGGAAGCACTGCCGCCGCCGCAAAGCCCGCACCGTCTTCTCCGACTCGCAGCTCTCCGGCCTGGAGAAGAGGTTTGAGATCCAGCGGTACCTCTCCACGCCCGAGCGGGTGGAGCTGGCCACGGCCCTCAGCCTGTCCGAGACGCAG gtGAAAACCTGGTTCCAGAACCGCCGCATGAAGCACaaaaagcagctgaggaagacTCAGGACGACCCGAAGCAGGCGGCCGGGGAGGAGAGCCGGGAGCAGAGCTCCCCCGAGCCCGAGCTGCCCGAGCCGGCCGGCGCCGAGCCCCGCAAGGGCCCCGCGGGtcccttcctgctgcaggacCCCGAGGACGAGGTGGACATCCTGGAGGACGGGGACATCTGCCCCCACCGCCTCTAG